One part of the Chloracidobacterium sp. genome encodes these proteins:
- a CDS encoding radical SAM protein yields MVYEQARKRRWKGIAEGRTLVGPQTVHIDLANGCNTNCTTCWDHSPLLTTPRSAVWKRKLFDFERFVALAQDLAGMQSVEAVILSGMGDPFVNPAIYDIIAECKRHGWHVTVLTNALLADADRIAALGVDAMLVSVNGVTPASYTAFHPNLRAEDFERLKTLLARWQVLGVPVKHVQVINRDTAPELVEMVEFAARYGARHVTFKLASLGGGTEACAVTEAQRAQLQKWLVPEARAAAARLGVATNLDVFARQLAAGGLATTPIEEVGCFMGWHYARVTVEGALLYCCATTLQVGHLDWGPFSTQWFGASWEALRAQLMAGTYAPACQQCGKFNQNVKLAAKVRAKLGEAAYLALTGRRASDNEAKREHRRL; encoded by the coding sequence ATGGTTTACGAGCAGGCGCGTAAGCGACGGTGGAAGGGGATTGCCGAAGGGCGAACGCTTGTCGGCCCGCAAACCGTCCACATTGACTTGGCTAACGGCTGCAACACCAACTGTACGACGTGCTGGGATCACTCGCCGCTGTTGACGACGCCGCGTTCAGCCGTTTGGAAGCGAAAGCTGTTTGATTTTGAGCGGTTTGTCGCGCTGGCGCAGGATTTGGCTGGGATGCAGTCAGTAGAGGCAGTGATTTTGTCGGGCATGGGCGATCCGTTCGTTAATCCGGCGATTTACGACATTATCGCCGAGTGTAAGCGGCATGGCTGGCATGTGACAGTGTTAACCAACGCACTGTTGGCTGACGCCGACCGCATTGCTGCGCTGGGTGTGGACGCCATGCTGGTATCGGTCAACGGCGTCACGCCGGCGTCCTACACGGCCTTTCATCCCAATCTGCGGGCGGAGGATTTTGAGCGGCTGAAGACGCTGCTGGCGCGGTGGCAGGTGCTGGGCGTGCCGGTCAAGCACGTCCAAGTCATCAACCGTGACACCGCGCCGGAGTTGGTTGAAATGGTTGAGTTTGCCGCGCGTTATGGCGCGCGTCATGTGACCTTCAAGTTGGCGAGTTTGGGCGGCGGGACAGAAGCCTGCGCCGTGACGGAAGCGCAGCGGGCGCAATTGCAGAAATGGCTTGTGCCGGAGGCAAGGGCGGCGGCGGCGCGGCTGGGTGTGGCGACAAATCTTGATGTGTTTGCACGGCAGCTCGCGGCCGGCGGCCTAGCGACGACACCAATTGAGGAAGTTGGTTGTTTTATGGGTTGGCACTACGCGCGTGTTACGGTCGAGGGTGCGTTGCTGTATTGCTGCGCAACGACGCTTCAGGTCGGACATCTGGACTGGGGGCCGTTTTCGACCCAGTGGTTTGGAGCGTCGTGGGAAGCGCTACGGGCGCAGTTGATGGCTGGGACATACGCGCCTGCTTGTCAGCAGTGTGGGAAGTTCAATCAGAACGTCAAGCTGGCGGCGAAGGTCAGGGCGAAGCTCGGAGAAGCAGCGTATCTGGCGCTGACTGGGCGACGAGCATCTGATAACGAAGCAAAGAGAGAGCACCGACGGCTGTGA
- a CDS encoding radical SAM protein gives MPPRPTIEWQTNGVCNYDCSYCIQSRQYRQGHPSDADVDRFLSFFAALPGVWEIKMSGGEPFAFRGFMTRVIPGLAKLQHRVSVLTNFSAPLPVLRRFVDLVGDKLEVFSASLHLEYVKVGAFVAKAQTFRSWLRPETAFVVNNVLVPGTVAELAAVRAQVEAAGLKYFPQVMKTKRGVYAYDAAEAVLVKALTGERPTAREANIAPSYRGRRCWAGAAYFVVDQFGDAFRCRTAKRYGEGYLGNVLDGTFRLADRPEVCRYDICPCTVPANRGMIEGLDERHEAKPPNA, from the coding sequence ATGCCGCCCCGACCGACGATTGAATGGCAAACCAACGGCGTCTGCAACTATGACTGTTCATACTGCATTCAGTCGCGCCAATACCGGCAGGGTCACCCGTCAGACGCCGATGTGGATCGTTTTCTGAGTTTTTTCGCTGCGCTGCCAGGTGTTTGGGAAATCAAGATGTCGGGCGGCGAGCCGTTCGCGTTTCGTGGTTTTATGACGCGCGTCATTCCGGGTCTGGCAAAGCTACAACATCGCGTGTCAGTGTTGACGAATTTTTCTGCGCCTTTGCCTGTCCTGCGCCGGTTTGTAGATTTGGTCGGCGACAAGCTGGAGGTGTTCTCGGCGAGTTTGCATTTGGAGTACGTCAAGGTGGGCGCGTTTGTCGCCAAAGCGCAAACCTTCCGGTCTTGGCTGCGACCGGAAACGGCGTTTGTCGTCAACAACGTCCTCGTGCCGGGAACGGTTGCCGAACTGGCGGCCGTCAGAGCGCAAGTCGAGGCCGCCGGGCTAAAGTACTTTCCGCAGGTCATGAAGACCAAGCGCGGCGTCTATGCTTACGACGCGGCGGAGGCGGTGCTTGTGAAGGCGCTGACCGGCGAGCGGCCGACAGCGCGCGAAGCAAACATCGCGCCGTCATACAGGGGGCGGCGCTGTTGGGCCGGCGCGGCCTACTTTGTCGTTGACCAGTTTGGTGACGCTTTTCGCTGTCGAACAGCTAAGCGGTACGGGGAGGGGTACTTGGGGAACGTTCTTGACGGGACGTTTCGCTTGGCGGACAGACCGGAAGTGTGTCGTTATGACATTTGCCCCTGCACCGTGCCGGCTAATCGGGGCATGATTGAAGGTCTTGATGAGCGTCATGAGGCAAAGCCGCCAAATGCTTGA
- a CDS encoding radical SAM protein, producing MLESSSGEASVRWEAPPRPAEGVVMWNINTTCNYRCSYCTQRFLDDRTRWARDTPRFLEGFRRLPGRWEVKISGGEPFLHPTLLEVVAALAAMGHWVSVVTNFSASIEKLDQFLAAAGGALRVFSASLHREYVTTEAELTAFIEKGRRVTAQLPLGATFNVTCVATRRNLPELPALARRFAAAGIRFKVQPEKQNRDVIDYTEEEHAQLLALGGHNDLGVIAPSFKGRPCWAGAYAFTLDDRGAAWRCYPARRYRREYLGNFLDGTFALYDAARLCQYAYCNCTVPIERGMPAR from the coding sequence ATGCTTGAGTCATCATCTGGAGAAGCGTCGGTAAGGTGGGAAGCGCCGCCGCGGCCGGCGGAAGGCGTCGTGATGTGGAACATCAACACGACGTGCAACTACCGGTGTTCCTACTGCACACAGCGGTTTCTGGACGACCGGACGCGCTGGGCGCGTGACACGCCGCGTTTTTTGGAGGGCTTTCGGCGGTTACCTGGACGGTGGGAAGTCAAAATTTCGGGCGGCGAGCCATTTCTGCACCCGACGCTGTTGGAGGTTGTCGCGGCGTTGGCCGCGATGGGGCACTGGGTGAGTGTGGTGACGAACTTCTCAGCCTCAATAGAAAAGCTCGATCAGTTTCTAGCGGCGGCGGGTGGGGCGCTGCGCGTGTTTTCAGCGAGCCTGCACCGTGAGTACGTGACGACGGAGGCGGAACTGACGGCGTTTATTGAGAAGGGGCGGCGGGTGACTGCGCAGTTGCCGCTGGGGGCGACGTTTAACGTGACCTGCGTAGCAACGCGGCGCAATTTGCCGGAGCTTCCGGCGTTGGCGCGACGGTTTGCGGCAGCAGGGATTCGTTTCAAAGTCCAGCCGGAAAAGCAGAACCGGGACGTGATTGATTACACGGAGGAAGAGCACGCCCAACTTTTGGCGCTTGGCGGACACAATGATTTGGGTGTGATTGCGCCGTCGTTTAAAGGGCGGCCGTGCTGGGCGGGCGCATACGCCTTTACGCTCGATGATCGCGGAGCGGCATGGCGGTGTTATCCGGCGCGGCGCTACCGGCGCGAGTATCTGGGAAACTTTCTGGACGGGACGTTTGCGCTCTATGACGCGGCGCGCCTGTGTCAATACGCTTACTGCAACTGCACCGTCCCGATTGAGCGGGGCATGCCAGCGCGGTAG
- a CDS encoding secondary thiamine-phosphate synthase enzyme YjbQ: protein MKSLTEYLTFNIPSRMGFVNITPQVEAIVRRSGVKEGLVLCNSMHITSSVFINDDEHGLHHDFSVWLEKLAPFNPDPNHYHHNRTGEDNADAHLKRQIMGREVVVAITNGRLDFGPWEQIFYGEFDGRRPKRVLVKVIGE from the coding sequence ATGAAGTCGCTGACTGAGTATCTGACCTTCAACATTCCGTCTCGGATGGGTTTTGTGAACATTACGCCCCAGGTTGAGGCCATTGTCCGCCGGAGTGGGGTCAAGGAAGGGCTGGTGTTGTGCAACAGCATGCACATTACGTCGAGTGTTTTCATCAACGACGACGAACACGGACTGCACCACGATTTCAGCGTCTGGTTGGAAAAGCTTGCCCCCTTCAACCCTGACCCCAACCATTACCACCACAATCGCACCGGCGAGGACAATGCTGACGCCCACCTCAAGCGCCAGATCATGGGGCGCGAAGTCGTGGTGGCGATTACAAATGGGCGGCTTGACTTTGGCCCGTGGGAGCAAATCTTCTACGGCGAGTTTGATGGCCGCCGGCCCAAACGGGTGCTTGTCAAGGTGATTGGCGAGTAA
- a CDS encoding cobyrinate a,c-diamide synthase produces the protein MFHAPRLIIAAPSSGSGKSTVATGLMAAFAQRLRVQGFKVGPDYIDPMYHTAATGRPSRNLDAWMLPPEAVRRAFSQAAADAQLSVIEGVMGFFDGADAEPLDGSTAQIAQLLEAPVILVVDCACMSVSAAAVVHGFHTFMPKVSIAGVICNRVGGERHAAWLREAIERYGVPVLGCLPRLPDLTIPERHLGLLTVAERPQAVEKFLAAAREAMARYLDLEALLRLAESAPPLTPDASDVGASSASIEWPPVRIGIARDEAFCFYYEDNLDALRRHGAETVFFSPLRDVMLPDDVSGLYFGGGYPELYAQYLSANAPMRAAVQAAHRQGMPIYAECGGLMYLAEAVDVDGRAWPMAGLLPGVCQMATCLTMGYREVALARDGLLGRAGQRLRGHEFHYSQWEGRPADRPAYEVLPRQAAETPRAEGFAQDNLHASYIHIHFGQDQGLAASFVAHCRLWRDRVQTVTRQSP, from the coding sequence TTGTTTCACGCGCCGCGACTCATCATCGCCGCGCCGTCCAGCGGCAGCGGAAAAAGTACGGTGGCGACTGGCTTGATGGCGGCCTTTGCGCAACGCCTGCGCGTACAAGGCTTCAAGGTCGGACCCGACTACATTGACCCCATGTACCACACCGCCGCGACGGGCCGCCCGTCGCGCAACCTTGACGCCTGGATGCTCCCGCCTGAAGCTGTCCGGCGCGCCTTCTCACAGGCCGCCGCCGATGCGCAACTCAGCGTCATTGAAGGCGTCATGGGCTTTTTCGATGGAGCAGACGCCGAACCGCTCGACGGCAGTACGGCGCAAATAGCCCAACTGCTGGAAGCGCCGGTCATCCTCGTCGTGGACTGCGCTTGTATGTCGGTCAGCGCCGCCGCCGTCGTCCACGGCTTTCACACGTTTATGCCAAAGGTCAGTATCGCGGGCGTCATCTGTAACCGCGTCGGCGGCGAGCGTCACGCCGCTTGGCTGCGCGAGGCTATTGAGCGGTACGGCGTGCCGGTGCTGGGCTGTCTCCCGCGTCTGCCTGATCTCACAATCCCCGAGCGCCACTTGGGACTACTGACGGTCGCCGAGCGGCCGCAGGCGGTCGAGAAGTTTCTCGCGGCGGCGCGCGAAGCCATGGCGCGTTATCTTGATTTGGAAGCTCTACTGAGACTGGCGGAGTCCGCTCCGCCGCTCACGCCGGATGCGTCCGACGTTGGCGCGTCGTCCGCTTCCATAGAATGGCCGCCGGTTCGAATTGGCATCGCCCGCGATGAAGCTTTCTGCTTTTACTACGAGGACAACCTAGACGCCTTACGTCGGCACGGCGCGGAGACGGTCTTTTTCAGCCCTCTGCGCGACGTGATGTTGCCGGACGATGTTTCCGGCCTGTACTTCGGCGGCGGCTACCCCGAACTCTACGCTCAATACCTGAGCGCCAATGCGCCGATGCGCGCCGCCGTGCAGGCCGCACATCGGCAGGGGATGCCGATCTACGCCGAGTGTGGAGGGCTGATGTACCTCGCCGAAGCCGTTGATGTGGACGGCCGCGCATGGCCGATGGCGGGGCTGCTCCCCGGCGTGTGCCAGATGGCAACGTGCCTCACCATGGGCTACCGCGAAGTTGCGCTTGCGCGCGACGGTCTGCTGGGACGGGCGGGGCAGCGCCTCCGCGGGCATGAGTTCCATTACTCGCAATGGGAGGGTCGCCCCGCCGACCGGCCGGCGTACGAAGTCCTGCCGCGTCAGGCGGCGGAGACGCCGCGCGCGGAAGGCTTCGCACAGGACAATTTGCACGCGAGCTACATTCACATTCACTTCGGGCAGGATCAAGGACTCGCAGCCAGCTTCGTCGCCCACTGCCGGCTATGGCGCGACCGCGTGCAAACTGTTACTCGCCAATCACCTTGA
- a CDS encoding YddF family protein yields MEPPCILLINASILTAYGLYRYEPLTIEDARRLVTYSQSNGVQLRSAIGHAATAKLLTRLLGVEVPVNRIAITQQVGEQAIVFRLKDRPPEGAILSETELEAIGYELGLLTRLE; encoded by the coding sequence ATGGAGCCGCCCTGTATTTTGCTCATCAACGCTAGCATCCTGACCGCCTATGGACTTTACCGCTACGAACCGCTCACAATTGAGGACGCCCGACGACTGGTGACGTACAGCCAATCAAATGGGGTCCAGTTGCGGTCGGCGATTGGCCATGCGGCGACGGCGAAGTTGCTGACACGCTTGCTCGGCGTCGAGGTACCGGTCAACCGCATCGCCATCACGCAACAGGTCGGCGAGCAGGCGATCGTCTTCCGCCTGAAAGACCGTCCGCCCGAAGGGGCGATTTTGTCGGAGACTGAACTTGAGGCTATCGGCTACGAACTTGGCTTGCTGACCCGGCTTGAATAG
- the cobO gene encoding cob(I)yrinic acid a,c-diamide adenosyltransferase codes for MTNEPTATPSKTSQIDADARHRERMARKKAIQDARLARATQEKGLIIVHTGTGKGKTTAALGMVFRALGHGMRVAVVQFTKGARTSGEAAFARELAGRVDFFALGEGFTWETQDRARDRAAAERAWAKACELMADPSYALVVLDELNIVLRDDTLPLEVVLTALRQKRPELHVVVTGRSARPELIEMADLVTEMKLVKHPFRAGVKAQPGVDF; via the coding sequence ATGACCAATGAGCCAACCGCCACGCCTTCCAAGACAAGCCAAATTGATGCCGACGCCCGTCATCGCGAGCGGATGGCTCGGAAAAAAGCCATCCAAGACGCCCGCCTTGCGCGGGCGACACAAGAAAAAGGTCTCATTATCGTTCACACCGGGACCGGGAAGGGCAAAACAACCGCAGCGCTAGGGATGGTTTTTCGGGCCCTGGGTCATGGTATGCGCGTCGCCGTCGTCCAGTTCACGAAGGGTGCACGGACCAGCGGGGAAGCTGCCTTTGCCCGCGAACTCGCCGGTCGAGTGGATTTTTTTGCGCTTGGCGAAGGTTTTACGTGGGAAACCCAGGACCGCGCGCGCGACCGCGCCGCCGCCGAACGCGCGTGGGCTAAGGCCTGTGAACTAATGGCCGATCCCAGCTACGCGCTAGTGGTTCTAGATGAACTGAACATCGTCCTGCGGGACGATACCTTGCCGCTTGAGGTCGTCTTGACGGCCTTGCGCCAAAAGCGCCCAGAACTGCATGTAGTTGTCACCGGGCGCAGCGCCCGCCCGGAACTCATTGAGATGGCTGACCTCGTGACTGAAATGAAGCTGGTCAAGCATCCCTTTCGCGCCGGCGTCAAAGCGCAGCCGGGCGTTGACTTTTAA
- a CDS encoding nucleotidyl transferase AbiEii/AbiGii toxin family protein: MTPRLDQLLPAQLALWPQLAPCAGLRYVLYGGTAITLWLGHRVSVDFDFFTDQPLDRKRLRAALPWLKRSLVIQDRPETLTVLASPDTARCDTVKVSFFGGIGFGRVGEPSLTADGVAWVASLEDLMASKLKVMLQRISSKDYLDVAALLDAGVDLAVGLAAARALWGDAFQPMESLKALAYFEGGDLATLPATVRQKLIAAAARVAHLPLIPRKSTRLSPDEQPYDQ; this comes from the coding sequence ATGACGCCGCGCCTTGACCAGCTGCTGCCGGCCCAACTGGCGCTCTGGCCGCAACTTGCGCCCTGCGCCGGTCTGCGCTACGTCCTGTACGGTGGCACCGCAATCACCCTGTGGCTAGGCCACCGCGTCTCGGTTGACTTCGATTTCTTCACCGACCAGCCGCTTGACCGAAAACGTCTCCGCGCCGCCTTGCCATGGTTGAAGCGCAGCCTCGTTATTCAAGATCGCCCAGAAACGCTCACAGTGTTGGCGTCACCGGACACTGCTCGCTGCGATACGGTGAAGGTCTCGTTTTTTGGCGGGATAGGCTTCGGGCGCGTCGGCGAGCCAAGCCTAACAGCCGACGGCGTAGCATGGGTCGCATCTTTGGAAGATCTCATGGCGAGCAAGCTCAAAGTAATGCTCCAGCGTATTTCATCCAAGGACTACTTGGATGTGGCCGCCCTGCTCGACGCCGGTGTTGACCTAGCGGTAGGGTTGGCGGCGGCGCGCGCTCTTTGGGGCGACGCTTTCCAACCGATGGAGAGCCTCAAGGCGCTGGCCTACTTTGAGGGGGGTGACTTGGCTACGCTTCCGGCGACCGTGAGACAAAAGCTCATCGCTGCAGCAGCGCGGGTTGCCCATTTGCCGTTGATCCCCAGGAAGTCAACCCGCCTATCACCCGACGAGCAGCCGTATGACCAATGA
- a CDS encoding carboxypeptidase regulatory-like domain-containing protein, giving the protein MLSRWRSALIAALFALAGLLTAPGQAQVTNGNIRGIVQDATGAVIAGAKVTLTDKQTNKVATQQSSDNGEFLFVNLPPGLYEVKIEATNFSALRFTDVRVELNRTTDLLARLEAGGTTDVVEITATNVGLVQTSSNDLARSYEARQVVELGQTTSAGGIYNLALLSAGVSSGGGLGVGTGGSVGGQRPRNNNFTVDGIDNNDKSVTGPQIYISPEAVAEFTLLTNQFGAEFSRSNGGQFITVTKSGTNAFHGTAYFFLQNRNLNALGVREKEQGITRDTQPRFDYSRYGTNVGGPIVKDRLFFFTQYEGQQTGSSATAGGIIAPTQAGYSILSSIPGLSATNLNILRTYLPAAPTADPSLSGRLVVAGRNIPVGFVPIQRPSFSNQRNFVLNLDFMQSERMTHRTRFIFDRIRGIDTGAGLPAFFTSIPTDGRLFSYTNVFAIRPNLTNEFRFSFRRSRNDVPVPDIPYPGLDSFPNIELNDLGVNIGPNPVAPQFGIENNYQLIENITWTVGNHTLKFGIDTRRLIAPQSFVQRQRGDYFYLATESFLRDLSPEFGERTVGVSPYYGNQWLFFGFAQDSWRIRPELTFNYGFRYSYQQVPFTARLQRLNSAASVPGLISFDAPEEQTTNFAPVIGLAYAPNFSSGLLNQIFGNPGESSIRAGFSMGYDIIFDNLYILSLPPQFNQTRNVEVPGVPGFLAGGGLPPTPAPVTGTPAQLRAITSSWIPDQKVPYAITWTLGVQRQVFKDWAVEARYVGTRGVHLLTQNRINRQPRVTPQNSLPTFLTPPTPAQLAGLPTLAQIIAARSNFVPAFAAAGFNAGNLVAFLSNGNSTYHGLQLQVQKRLTRNYTVNLAYTFSKLIDDTTAELFSTVLASRRVQDFQNLRPERSLSLLDSTHRLTIAGTYDLPFFLNSANPWLRSLLGGFSLSGTYSYETGKPFTARSGVDSNLNGDNAGDRTILNPNGQRGTGSGVRAVNALGNTVPIGNPATVAYVALNPNAQYIVAGPGALATAGRNTLRVPAINNFDIFIRKNFRITEGIRAQFRADFFNAFNHPQFVPGSVNGVNPVNTTGTSINRFTIASDSFFNRPRATFGSNPRVIQLAVRIDF; this is encoded by the coding sequence ATGCTCAGCCGCTGGCGGTCAGCGCTGATTGCGGCGCTGTTCGCCCTTGCTGGGCTGTTGACTGCGCCGGGGCAAGCGCAAGTCACCAACGGCAACATTCGCGGCATCGTTCAGGACGCCACCGGCGCCGTGATCGCCGGCGCTAAAGTCACGCTTACCGACAAGCAAACCAATAAAGTCGCCACCCAGCAGTCCAGCGACAATGGCGAGTTCTTGTTCGTCAACTTGCCGCCGGGTCTCTATGAAGTCAAGATTGAAGCCACAAATTTCTCGGCCCTGCGCTTTACGGATGTGCGGGTTGAGCTCAATCGGACGACCGACCTACTGGCGAGGTTGGAGGCCGGGGGGACAACGGATGTGGTTGAGATTACGGCCACCAACGTTGGGCTTGTTCAAACCAGTTCCAACGACTTGGCTCGCTCGTACGAGGCGCGGCAGGTTGTCGAACTGGGCCAGACCACATCCGCAGGCGGCATCTACAACTTGGCGCTGCTCTCGGCGGGCGTTTCAAGCGGCGGCGGTTTAGGCGTCGGCACGGGCGGTTCGGTCGGCGGCCAACGGCCGCGCAACAATAACTTCACTGTGGACGGCATTGACAACAACGATAAGTCAGTGACAGGACCGCAAATCTACATTTCACCGGAAGCCGTCGCCGAGTTCACCCTCCTCACTAACCAGTTTGGGGCGGAGTTCAGCCGCTCCAACGGGGGACAGTTCATTACCGTCACCAAGTCGGGGACAAACGCCTTCCACGGGACGGCTTATTTCTTTCTTCAGAACCGTAACCTCAACGCGCTTGGTGTACGGGAAAAAGAACAGGGCATCACGCGCGACACGCAGCCGCGCTTTGACTATTCGCGTTACGGCACTAACGTTGGCGGCCCGATTGTCAAAGACCGGCTGTTTTTCTTCACTCAGTATGAAGGTCAGCAGACCGGTTCATCGGCGACCGCCGGCGGCATTATCGCGCCGACCCAGGCCGGCTACAGCATCCTCAGCAGCATTCCTGGTCTGTCGGCGACCAATCTCAATATCCTGCGGACGTATCTGCCCGCTGCGCCGACAGCCGATCCATCATTGTCTGGAAGGCTGGTTGTCGCCGGCCGCAATATCCCGGTCGGGTTTGTGCCTATTCAGCGGCCATCCTTCAGCAACCAGCGCAACTTCGTGCTCAATCTTGACTTTATGCAAAGCGAGCGCATGACGCACCGGACGCGCTTCATCTTTGACCGCATCCGTGGCATTGACACCGGTGCAGGACTACCGGCCTTTTTCACCTCCATCCCAACAGACGGCCGACTCTTTTCCTACACGAACGTCTTTGCCATTCGGCCAAACCTGACCAATGAGTTCCGCTTCTCCTTCCGGCGGTCGCGCAACGACGTGCCGGTGCCGGATATCCCCTATCCGGGGCTAGACAGCTTCCCCAACATCGAACTCAATGATTTGGGCGTCAACATTGGGCCGAATCCGGTCGCCCCGCAGTTCGGTATAGAGAACAACTACCAACTCATTGAAAACATCACATGGACGGTCGGAAACCACACGCTGAAGTTCGGGATTGACACCCGCCGCTTGATCGCTCCGCAGTCGTTTGTCCAGCGGCAGCGCGGCGACTACTTCTACTTGGCGACGGAGTCGTTTTTGCGCGATCTCAGTCCTGAATTCGGCGAACGCACTGTCGGCGTGTCGCCCTACTATGGCAACCAGTGGCTGTTCTTCGGCTTTGCGCAAGATAGCTGGCGCATTCGGCCGGAGCTGACCTTCAACTACGGCTTCCGGTATTCCTATCAGCAAGTGCCTTTTACGGCGCGGTTGCAGCGGCTCAACAGCGCCGCGTCTGTGCCGGGGTTGATTTCGTTTGACGCACCGGAGGAACAAACCACCAACTTTGCGCCAGTCATTGGTCTGGCTTACGCGCCGAACTTTTCATCGGGACTGCTGAACCAAATTTTCGGCAATCCCGGCGAAAGTTCCATCCGCGCTGGTTTTTCCATGGGCTATGACATCATCTTTGATAACCTCTACATCTTGTCGTTGCCCCCGCAGTTCAACCAGACGCGGAACGTTGAAGTGCCCGGTGTGCCGGGCTTTCTAGCTGGCGGCGGGCTGCCGCCGACGCCCGCGCCCGTCACGGGAACGCCGGCGCAGTTGCGCGCTATTACGTCGTCGTGGATTCCCGACCAGAAAGTGCCCTACGCCATTACGTGGACGCTAGGCGTTCAGCGCCAGGTCTTCAAGGATTGGGCTGTGGAGGCGCGCTATGTTGGAACACGCGGCGTCCACCTGCTGACGCAGAACCGCATCAACCGGCAACCGCGCGTCACGCCGCAGAACTCACTGCCGACATTTCTCACGCCCCCAACGCCTGCCCAGCTTGCCGGGCTGCCGACACTGGCACAGATCATCGCGGCGCGGTCGAATTTCGTCCCAGCGTTCGCAGCGGCCGGCTTCAACGCGGGCAATCTCGTCGCGTTTCTCTCCAACGGCAACTCGACTTACCACGGCTTGCAGTTGCAGGTGCAGAAGCGGCTGACTCGGAACTACACGGTCAACCTCGCCTACACTTTCAGCAAGCTGATTGACGACACAACGGCGGAGCTGTTCAGCACGGTCTTGGCCTCACGGCGCGTCCAAGACTTCCAGAACCTGCGCCCCGAGCGGTCGCTCTCCTTGCTGGACAGCACCCATCGCCTCACCATCGCCGGGACCTATGACTTGCCGTTCTTCCTCAACAGCGCGAACCCGTGGCTGCGGTCGTTGCTGGGCGGGTTCAGCCTTTCGGGAACCTACAGCTACGAAACCGGTAAGCCGTTTACAGCGCGCAGCGGTGTGGATTCCAACCTTAACGGCGACAACGCCGGCGACCGGACAATCCTCAACCCCAACGGCCAACGTGGAACGGGCAGCGGCGTTCGTGCCGTCAACGCACTAGGCAACACTGTGCCGATCGGCAATCCGGCGACAGTAGCCTATGTGGCGCTCAATCCAAACGCGCAGTACATCGTCGCTGGCCCCGGCGCTTTGGCTACGGCTGGACGCAATACCCTGCGGGTGCCGGCCATCAACAACTTTGACATCTTCATCCGCAAGAACTTCCGCATCACGGAGGGCATCCGGGCGCAGTTCCGGGCGGACTTTTTCAACGCCTTCAACCACCCGCAGTTTGTGCCGGGTTCGGTCAACGGCGTCAACCCGGTGAACACCACGGGAACGTCTATTAACCGCTTCACCATCGCCTCGGACAGCTTCTTCAACCGTCCACGAGCGACGTTCGGGAGCAACCCGCGCGTCATCCAGCTTGCAGTGCGGATTGACTTCTAA
- a CDS encoding porin family protein yields MLKRMLKRMWLTAIAAVGLVWFSAPAYAQDVPQGELFAGFTYARLNDLTPRSPSQDAFGFNLQGVYNVNRVLGIVGDFGAHYDNATNLYTFMAGPRVNLRSDRLTPFAHVLLGGARASRVPVSGSRPLRFDGDGGFAMAVGGGLDVKVSDIVSLRPIQGEYMFTKIGGSGSVLRDTQSHLRLSFGVNFTFGKK; encoded by the coding sequence ATGCTGAAACGAATGCTGAAACGAATGTGGTTGACGGCTATAGCGGCCGTTGGACTGGTCTGGTTCAGTGCTCCAGCCTACGCCCAAGATGTTCCGCAGGGCGAATTGTTCGCCGGGTTCACCTACGCGCGGCTGAACGACCTCACACCCCGCAGCCCCAGTCAGGACGCTTTCGGCTTCAACTTGCAGGGTGTGTACAACGTGAACCGCGTGCTAGGTATCGTTGGCGACTTTGGCGCACACTATGACAATGCAACGAACCTCTATACGTTTATGGCTGGACCGCGCGTCAATTTGCGGAGCGACCGCCTGACGCCCTTCGCCCACGTCCTCCTTGGCGGCGCGCGCGCTAGTCGTGTGCCGGTCAGCGGCTCGCGACCGCTCCGGTTTGACGGCGACGGCGGCTTTGCCATGGCCGTAGGCGGCGGCCTCGACGTAAAGGTTTCCGATATCGTTTCGCTGCGTCCGATTCAGGGTGAGTATATGTTCACCAAAATCGGCGGCTCCGGCAGTGTGCTGCGCGACACGCAAAGTCACCTGCGCCTGAGCTTCGGCGTCAACTTTACCTTCGGCAAAAAGTGA